In Terriglobia bacterium, the sequence CTCGAATTCGCGCCGGCTGCGTTCCAGCGCGCGCTGCATTTTTTCCTGTGCTTCGCGCAGGGCGCGCTCGACTTCCGGCCGCACCCGATGCAACTCGAGCATTTCGTTCTTGTAATCCTCCCAGTCCGAGTCGCCCATGCCGAAGATCGCGAACGACTGCTCATGCTTTGCTTCCGGCACCGTCAGCGAAAGCGTTTGCTGCCGTTTTTCGCGCACGATCCCCAAGGGCACCGGTCCGGCTTTCTGCTCGCGCATCAGCCGGTTCCACTCGGAGGTGTCGGCCACGGGCTCATTGCCGATGCGCACGATCACATCTCCGGCGCGCAGACCTGCCGCTTCGCCTGCGCTGCCTTGGTCCACCGAACGCACCATTACGCCGTCACCGTTCTTGACCCCGAAGGCCTCGCCTAACTGCGGCGTCAGGTTTTCCACCATCACCCCATTACGCCGCTGATACTGCAGCACGGCGATCCTCGATAGGTCCATCTCCGGAATTTGAATCCGAATCTTCGGAATTACGATCGTATTCGAGTGCTCCATCGCCAGCTTGTGCCGGTCCGCTAATTCCGCTTTCAACGTCATCGGCTGGCCGTCGCGGCTGATGCCCAGTTCCACCGTCTGTCCCGGCAGCGTCTCACGGATCAGCTTGCGCAGCTCTTCACTGTTCTGAATATTGCGTCCGTTGAATGACAGGATGACGTCGTGCTCTTTCAGGCCGGCTTTGCCCGCGGGAGCGTCGCGGTCTACCAGCGTGATTTCCACGCCGCGAGCTTCTTTGAGCTTCAGGGCAGCAACCCGCTCGGGAATCACGCTGCGGATATCAACCCCGAGATAGGAGCTTGTCCTGACCGGCTTAGCCGCTGCCGCCACCGCCGGGCGGGCTTTGACCACCGGCGCGGGGGCTGGCGCCGGCCTTGCCTGTGCCGCGGCCATCGCGCCCAGCGCGATGCTTACTACTGCGATTTGCATGACCCTAGTCATATCCTCTGTCTCCCTTGCCCCCTCCACTTGTGGCGGCGGAATGGATTCCGCCTGCCCGACTTCTTCTTTACTTCGCGCGCCGGAACTCGATGTTCGACGACATGGTGAGGATCTTGAGTACCGGGCCTCCGCCGTTCAGCGAGCCCTGGGCATAAAAATTCTTCGGGCCGTACTCGCCGCCATTGCTGGAGATCTTCAGCTCGGGGAAGTCGGAGCGGATCTGATGGCCGTTGGCCATGTGGAGAGTCGCTTTCACCGTCATCTTCGCCTGCGCCCCGATGTACACGATGATGTCACCCACGCTGGTTTGCAGCGTGGAGTCCGTACTCATGCCGAGAAATTCCGCGGTGATCGGCCCGGCGCCGGTTTCCGCCCGCGCCCCCTGCATCAGCTTCCAT encodes:
- a CDS encoding PDZ domain-containing protein yields the protein MQIAVVSIALGAMAAAQARPAPAPAPVVKARPAVAAAAKPVRTSSYLGVDIRSVIPERVAALKLKEARGVEITLVDRDAPAGKAGLKEHDVILSFNGRNIQNSEELRKLIRETLPGQTVELGISRDGQPMTLKAELADRHKLAMEHSNTIVIPKIRIQIPEMDLSRIAVLQYQRRNGVMVENLTPQLGEAFGVKNGDGVMVRSVDQGSAGEAAGLRAGDVIVRIGNEPVADTSEWNRLMREQKAGPVPLGIVREKRQQTLSLTVPEAKHEQSFAIFGMGDSDWEDYKNEMLELHRVRPEVERALREAQEKMQRALERSRREFERSQRETERAQRDAQRAQREAERAQEQAQREAERAQERAQREQEKALPPEQAPEAPKPPTPPQ